The Arachis hypogaea cultivar Tifrunner chromosome 14, arahy.Tifrunner.gnm2.J5K5, whole genome shotgun sequence genome has a segment encoding these proteins:
- the LOC112741777 gene encoding plasma membrane-associated cation-binding protein 1 — MGYWKSKVLPKIKKVFDKNSTKKSGAAEASKLFDDSKEEYNKAFEEKKTELQTKVTEVYEASSAEVKSLVKEPNEAGLKKNSTSVQKFLEELVKIDFPGSKPVSEACSKFGPALVPGPVSFVFEKVSTFIVTEEKAEEVPPTTTTEETSGVKEREIVVEEEEKEKKKEEAEEKTESLDPTSSSAPETVEEKSAEEVAKEEEKPAEAAAATTSAEKTAEEPPKP, encoded by the exons atggGGTATTGGAAATCCAAGGTGCTTCCAAAGATCAAGAAGGTTTTTGATAAGAATAGCACCAAGAAATCTGGTGCTGCTGAAGCTTCCAAGTTATTTGATGACTCCAAG GAGGAATACAACAAAGCCTTTGAAGAAAAGAAGACTGAACTTCAAACAAAAGTAACTGAAGTATATGAGGCTTCATCAGCTGAAGTGAAG AGTTTGGTAAAAGAACCTAATGAAGCAGGATTAAAGAAGAACTCCACATCAGTCCAAAAGTTCCTAGAAGAGCTTGTTAAAATTG ATTTCCCTGGATCAAAGCCAGTGAGTGAAGCATGTTCCAAGTTTGGACCAGCCTTGGTTCCAGGCCCAGTTTCCTTTGTGTTTGAGAAAGTTTCCACTTTCATAGTCACTGAAGAGAAAGCTGAGGAGGTCCCTCCTACTACTACAACAGAAGAAACAAGTGGTGTCAAAGAGAGGGAAAttgtggttgaagaagaagaaaaggaaaaaaagaaggaagaggcAGAGGAGAAAACTGAATCGTTAGATCCAACATCATCATCTGCACCAGAAACAGTTGAGGAAAAATCGGCTGAAGAAGttgcaaaagaagaagagaaacctgctgaagcagcagcagcaacaacttCAGCTGAGAAAACTGCAGAAGAACCACCAAAACCTTGA
- the LOC112741778 gene encoding DNA replication licensing factor MCM6-like, which produces MEAYGGILVDEKAVRVENAFLEFLKSFRSGNRNELHYEAEIEVMRANESNTMFIDFEHVITFSDLLQKAISDEYLRFEPYLKNACKRFVTELKPTFISDDNPNKDINIAFYNLPIVKRLRELATSEIGRLVSVTGVVTRTSEVRPELIQGTFKCLECGGVIKNVEQEFKYTEPTICPIPTCNKRARWLLMRQESKFADWQRVRMQETSKEIPAGSLPRSLDVILRHEIVEQARAGDTVIFTGTVIVIPDLLALASPGERSECRREGSQRKGPAAGNEGVRGLRALGVRDLSYRLAFIANSVQICDGRRDADIRNRKKESDDDDMQFTTQELDEIQRMRNIPDFFKKLVNSVAPTVFGHQDIKRAILLMLMGGVHKLTHEGINLRGDINVCIVGDPSCAKSQFLKYTSGIVPRSVYTSGKSSSAAGLTATVAKEPETGEFCIEAGALMLADNGICCIDEFDKMEIRDQVAIHEAMEQQTISITKAGIQATLNARTSILAAANPAGGRYDKSKPLKYNVALPPAILSRFDLVYVMIDDPDDQTDYHIAHHIVRVHQKREEALTPTFTTAQLKRYIAYAKTLKPKLTAEAKKILVDSYVALRRGDTNPGSRVAYRMTVRQLEALIRLSEAIARCHLENQVQPQHVNLAVKLLKTSIISVESGDIDLSEFQEENQGDDGDRNDNDRDDGADIKREAGSQEATQQAAGTNENAADGSNPQPKKLIISDEYFQRVTRALIMHLRQHEETVLQQGTGLAGIRQRDLIQWYVDQQNEKNAYSSMEEVKAELSRLKAIIESLIRREGYLIVLDDGMQEAAEGAAPEHVSRNDRILAVAPNYYID; this is translated from the exons atggaagcTTACGGTGGGATTTTGGTTGATGAGAAAGCCGTTAGGGTCGAGAACGCTTTCCTCGAATTCCTCAAGAG CTTCAGGTCCGGGAACCGGAACGAGCTCCACTATGAGGCGGAGATAGAAGTAATGAGGGCCAACGAATCCAACACAATGTTCATCGATTTCGAACACGTCATCACTTTCAGTGACCTTCTCCAGAAAGCTATCTCTGATGAATATTTGAG ATTTGAGCCTTATCTGAAGAATGCTTGCAAGAGATTCGTTACGGAACTGAAGCCGACCTTCATATCTGATGATAACCCCAACAAAGACATCAATATTGCCTTCTACAACCTTCCAATCGTTAAGCG atTGAGGGAACTGGCCACATCAGAAATTGGAAGACTAGTATCCGTGACTGGGGTAGTAACCAGGACAAGTGAGGTTCGTCCTGAGCTTATCCAGGGAACATTCAAGTGCTTAGAGTGTGGTGGGGTTATAAAAAATGTGGAACAAGAATTCAAGTATACCGAG CCCACAATCTGCCCGATTCCAACCTGTAACAAACGAGCAAGATGGCTACTGATGCGCCAAGAGAGCAAATTTGCTGACTGGCAACGGGTCAGGATGCAAGAGACTTCCAAAGAGATACCTGCTGGGTCGCTGCCTAGGTCCTTGGATGTTATTCTTCGACATGAGATTGTGGAACAGGCCAGGGCTGGTGACAC GGTGATTTTCACAGGAACTGTAATTGTTATTCCTGATCTTTTGGCATTGGCGTCCCCTGGAGAGAGATCAGAATGCCGCCGGGAAGGTTCTCAGCGCAAGGGTCCTGCAGCTGGAAATGAAGGTGTTAGGGGTCTTAGGGCCCTTGGAGTCAGAGACCTCTCTTATCGCCTAGCATTTATTGCCAACTCCGTTCAG ATTTGCGATGGTAGAAGAGATGCTGACATCCGAAATAGAAAGAAGGagtctgatgatgatgatatgcAGTTTACT ACACAGGAGCTGGATGAAATACAACGAATGAGGAATATTCCAGATTTCTTCAAAAAACTTGTTAACAGTGTTGCTCCAACTGTTTTTGGTCATCAAGACATAAAGAGAGCAATCCTTCTTATGCTTATGGGCGGTGTCCACAAATTAACTCATGAAGGCATCAACCTCAGAGGAGATATAAACGTTTGCATTGTTGGGGATCCCAGCTGTGCAAAGAGTCAATTTCTCAa GTATACTTCAGGCATAGTTCCAAGATCTGTTTATACATCTGGGAAATCATCATCTGCTGCTGGATTGACTGCAACAGTTGCTAAAGAACCAGAAACTGGGGAGTTTTGTATTGAG GCTGGTGCATTGATGCTTGCAGACAATGGCATTTGCTGCATTGATGAATTTGACAAGATGGAGATCAGGGATCAG GTTGCAATTCATGAGGCCATGGAACAGCAAACAATTAGTATCACAAAAGCAGGAATTCAAGCAACACTTAATGCCCGCACTTCTATTCTTGCCGCTGCCAACCCTGCTGGGGGACGCTATGACAAGTCTAAACCACTTAAG TACAATGTGGCTCTTCCACCTGCTATACTCTCGAGGTTTGATCTTGTATATGTTATGATTGATGATCCAGACGATCAGACAGATTACCACATAGCTCATCATATTGTGAGAGTTCATCAAAAGCGTGAAGAGGCTCTTACTCCGACATTCACCACAGCGCAACTGAAGCGTTATATAGCTTATGCAAAAACTCTCAAACCAAAG CTTACGGCAGAGGCCAAAAAAATACTAGTAGACTCTTATGTTGCTCTCCGCAGAGGTGATACAAATCCTGGGAGTAGGGTTGCATATCGTATGACAGTTAGGCAGTTGGAGGCATTAATCAGGCTGTCTGAAGCCATTGCACGATGTCATTTGGAAAATCAG GTGCAACCTCAACATGTTAACCTAGCAGTGAAGCTGCTGAAAACATCCATAATAAG TGTGGAGTCTGGTGACATTGATCTATCTGAGTTTCAAGAAGAGAACCAGGGTGATGATGGTGATAGAAATGATAATGATAGAGATGACGGGGCTGATATTAAAAGGGAAGCTGGTAGTCAAGAGGCAACCCAGCAAGCTGCTGGAACAAATG AAAATGCAGCAGATGGATCTAACCCCCAGCCGAAGAAACTAATCATAAGTGATGAATACTTTCAGAGAGTGACCAGGGCACTCATCATGCATCTTAGACAGCACGAAGAAACTGTTCTGCAACAAG GAACTGGGTTGGCTGGAATAAGGCAACGAGATTTGATTCAATGGTATGTAGACCAACAAAATGAGAAAAACGCTTACAGTTCTATGGAGGAGGTTAAAGCAGAACTTTCCAGACTCAAAGCTATTATAGAG AGTTTAATCCGAAGAGAGGGCTATTTGATAGTGCTGGATGATGGGATGCAAGAAGCAGCAGAAGGTGCGGCTCCAGAGCACGTATCTAGAAATGATCGAATTTTAGCCGTGGCTCCTAATTATTACATTGATTGA